TACGAGTTCCGACCCGTTTCCTGATTGGGCAGGAAGGACAGGGATTCATGTATCAAATGATGCAGTTTCAGGAAGAACGGATGTTTGGCGCGGTTTGTATCATCAAAGGTCTGGAAGATATCATTCAGGAAACCATCAAATATACCCGTGAACGAAAAGCGTTTGGACGTCCCTTGCTGGATAAACAGGTGATTCACTTCCGTCTGGCAGAACTTCAATCAGAAATTGAGGCCCTGCGTTCGCTGATTTATCGGGCTTGTGAAGGCTATATCAATGGCAAAGATGTGACAAAACTTGCCTCCATGGCAAAACTCAAAGCCGGACGACTCGGACGCGAAGTGACAGACAGTTGTCTTCAGTTCTGGGGCGGCATGGGATTCATGTGGGAAAACCCTGTAGCCCGGGCTTATCGTGATACACGACTGGTCTCCATTGGCGGTGGCGCGGATGAAATCATGTTGCTGATCATCAGCAAGATGATGGATATTTTACCCAATGATTCATTGTAAAATATATTACTAAACCTTCCATTTGGATCAGAGGAGAAGCTATGACATTGCCACAATGTGAAACTTTAATGCTGTATGAAGAAAAAGGCGTTGTTTATATCACACTCAACCGGCCTCAAGTACGAAACGCCATGAGTTTGACCATGGTGGAAGAACTGATGAATGTATTTTCCTCTGTGCGTGATAATCGCGATGTGCGGATCATGGTGCTACGAGGAGCCGGAGGACATTTCTGCGCTGGCGGTGACATTCAGGACATGGCGATGGCTCGTCAGCGTGCCTTTCAGGGCGAAGCAAACGCTTTTATGGAAATCAACCGGAAATTTGGACGTTTGATCACACTGGTCAATTCTGCGCCTCAAGCGGTTGTCGCAGTGCTGGAGGGCGCTGTGATGGGCGGTGGTTTCGGCTTGGCGTGTGTGTCGGATATCGCCATTGCCAAAAAAGACGCGGTGTTCAAACTGCCTGAAACC
This window of the SAR324 cluster bacterium genome carries:
- a CDS encoding enoyl-CoA hydratase/isomerase family protein; translated protein: MTLPQCETLMLYEEKGVVYITLNRPQVRNAMSLTMVEELMNVFSSVRDNRDVRIMVLRGAGGHFCAGGDIQDMAMARQRAFQGEANAFMEINRKFGRLITLVNSAPQAVVAVLEGAVMGGGFGLACVSDIAIAKKDAVFKLPETSLGLPPAQIAPFVVQRVGLTQARRMAVMGAKFNGEEAKQLGVVHTVCETEEELAQEFQAVIKQIRRCAPNANAITKKLMMAVGQTELEQLLDEAAQDFSDCVQGPEGAEGTQAFISKRLPSWAEE